CATGACGCTGGACGACATCGGATCTAAGCCAACAAGGTCAGATCTGAGCCAACTATGCTCGTCAGCATCAAATCTAGACTCGAGAGGGCTGGCCAACACCGGCTTGGGTTGAGTGATGCTTGTTGATGTGGCTATGATACCATGCAAAAATTAATataggagaagaaaagagagcgaTGTAGAAATTAACAGAAGGAACGAGGAGAACATGTAAACTGATTAGGGTTTACCACGTCTCACgccttttattattaaataatacttAATAACCATAATAACCCTATCAGTGTTAATGACCATAATAACCCTCACATTGTAACAATTGATAACTTGGAAATGATTGCCAAGTTCAAAACTTACATGTGGGTCTCTATAGCTGCCTTTCTAGACTCATTGATTGAAAGATCAGATGATGCTTATTCTATGTCAATTTTAGTGTTTTAGAAAGAGTGGCATCTTGGCTGAGAAAATTGGATGAACTGAACTTTGCTAATCAACAAACCCGCATGCTTCCAGCATATTGCGGATACTTGGCTTATTTTTCTGAATGACCACTCACTTGATCTCAATTGAAGATGATAGAGCACTATTCCATTGTTAGGGACTTATGATAGGAAGAAGGGTGAAGAGGATGCCTCTAAACCAACTTCTCAGGGTTTAGTGTACACGGCGAAATTCCCTAGCTCAAACCTGGACGAGTTACTCAGTACCGTGCATGTCTCTTGCAAACTTCATCTACTAATGTATCAGTGGTTCTGTATGCGTACTATTGTATCAGTGGTCCTGACAGTGAAGAACTTCTTTCTGAGGCTTTGAAATCCTCCAAGGCGCGCCCCCGGCCCTCCCCCGCCCCcttttctcctctccctcctctcaatgaccaaaaaaaaaaaaaaatcttgcagtACTCAAATTGCACTATATAAATAAACAACCTATCGCCAATCCATTTTACTATTCATTTTGCCAAATAGTTTAACTTAGATTGgcagggaaaagtgccaaaaaagtcctaaatcttttgtctttataccaatttagtcctaaacatttttttggtgccgatttagtcctaaacctttgtacgttgtgccaattcagtcctttccggccaattttggccggattttgctgactggacgccgacCGGTTGACGTGGCTGATCGGCGTTGATGTGGacacattttaataatattttaatatttttgaatttttttcttttatttatttatttttttcgttttatgtttttctttttcttttttttttcttctcctcttcttctttctagcCGGTCGttggacctcggcgaccggcggAGCGACCCCGCCGGCCACCTTgcgggcgagggtcgagcctcgcgcCGGGCGGCGAAGCGGGGCGGGCGCACCCAACGTCTGGGAGGAACAACGGCGCTTGCATCGGGCTCCTGGCGTAAGAACGGCGCGGATCCGCATCGGGTAACGGCAACGGCCGAGCTCGGCACGACGGGGGCTCGCGGGGCTGGTCGACGGGAGGCAACGTGAGGCCGCGGCAGCAACGGGCGTCGGGCGGCGGAGGCCTCACGCGGGCGGGGTCTCCCTCTCTTCGGATCTCGCCCTCCCCTGtggctttttctctctctcgcccgGATCTCGCTCTCGGCCTCCCACctcgccggcgagggtcgagcctcacccatggcggCGAGGCTAGACCTCGCCGATCcgtgagggtgagcctcgcccatggccggcgaggctcgacctcgccgtgATCCGgcgaggtgagcctcgcccatggccggcgaggccgggaGGCTCGACCTCTCGCCTCGCCGCCTAgtgcgaggctcgaccctcccGCGAGGTGCCCGGCGAGGGCGGCTCGCCTGCCgcgcgccgccgccggccgtcgCCTGGGCCGGTCgcgtccggcgaccggccggaggaagaagaagagaagaaaaaagaaaaaaaaagaaaatagtaaacgaaaaaataaataaataaaagaaaaagaaaaaactctaaaatattaaaatattattaaaatgtgtCCACATCCGCCGATCGGCCACGGCCCGGTCGGCGTCCCATcagcaaaatccgaccaaaattagctggaaatgactgaattgacacaacatacaaaggtttaggactaaatcggcacaaaaacaaaaggtttatgacttttttggcacttttccccataTTGGCATGGTCATTGTGGAAGTAAAATGATTGTTAAAAGCTTGGCTTGGTTTCAAGATAGACGTATTTAACAAGATCGGCAGTATTTtgtcccaaaaagaaaaggagtggCAGGATGATGACTGTTTCTAGTAAACTTATTTTTGGATGAAAGATTTAATTGCCAGCAGGAGCGAGGTGAAAAGCGGAATTTGTGGATGGGTATCTTCAAATGAGGAATGCTTGTCTTCTCTTCTGGACCTGAAGATTCTCAAGCATAGTCAAATGTCAATTGTACAAACTCTGTAGTTGGTTAATCAAAAGTCCTGCTCTAATACAACTTTAATGTGCACGCTGGACACTGGATTTGCTGATACTGGACTCTGGTCTGTAGAATGAGTGCAGTTCTTGATCAAATAGTGTGTAGATGCATTATTGTCCCTATCACATATCCATGTAAAGCTTTCGGAAGACGTACATTTGCCAATCCAGCTAAATCTTCAATGCTTTGATCTGTAATTTGAGGGTGAAGTTAATATAAAAATCACTTGGTTTCTTGAAACTCTTTGCAGAATGTGGACATGCATTCTTTTCAGGGTTTTAAAGAAATGTAACATTCCAATGGTGGCCATTGGCATGGTAATGCATTTTCTTGACTCTGTTATATGTACCACagggaaaaagtaccaaaaaaatcttaaacctatagTATTGGTATCAAtatagtcataaacatttcaattaaacaaattcaatcctaaacatttttacattagtaccaatttggTCCATCCAGCCTTAGCATTGACGTGGATGCCAGTTGTTCGGTGTGGCCCTTTGCTCTTTCACCTTCGATTCCTAgcaatggccggcgaggcccgccaAGCCCTCGCCAGCTactgggcgagggccgtgaccctcgctgGCGACTATATCTTGTCCAGCTTCGTACCTTCATAGGAGAATAAATGCACTGCGTTTTTACAGCTGAGCTCCGCAAGATCTTCTGGAGGCATGTCTAGCAAGGATGCCACATAATTAAGCACCGCATGAATGTTTGCCGGATGATTCAGAGATTCCATCAGAGATGTAGATTCAGTGCCCCCTTCATCAGCCTGACTTACACTTGAACGAGCATCATCATCAATGACAAATGCAGGATTCTTTGGCAATGCATCTGGCGCATCTGTTTCCAGtaaaattctttcaaaaggAACTGCTTTCAACATCTTCTTTGCCTTCTGCTCTTTCATGGACATGAGAAATCCTGAGAATGAAAAATAAGCTCCAACTTGAACAAACTGAGGAACCATTTCAGCGGAACCTAAATAAGAGTGGAGGATGACACCAGCAGGAAAAGGCCCTGCCTCTCGTTCAATATCTGAAGAAGATCACCAAATGCTCGGACACAATGGATGGATGCTGGTCTATTCAACTCTTTTGCAAGTTCGAGCTGTTTCTGGAACACTTCGACCTGATCGTTGAAATCGATATTCCTCCCATGAGACCCTTTGTCCAAACCAATCTCTCCCACTGCAGCACAAGGAGTGGCCTCAAAAAATTGCCTTAATGTTTGGAACCAGTTAGGGGTTCTATCGGCGACAAACCAAGGATGGAGTCCAAAGTTTGGAATGGTAGAAGGATAGTCGTCGCTCATTTGCTTCACTAAATGCCAGTCTTTCTCATGGGTTCCATTCACCGCAAATTTAACAACACCAGACTGAAGGGCCGACTCAATTAACTTTGGTGCCATATGCCAGACCCTTGGGTCTTGCAAGTGGCAATGGGCGTCAAACACTTTCATACCTCTGTTTTTCTATGATCCTGTCCCCCAAGAATAGATGTCTAGCAAGTAACGATATTGCCAGACCAAGAGTCAACTGGACACTATTTATAAGGGGGTCGATTCAAATTTCTTTGCGTGATCTTTTCGAGCACAATCAAGCTGCCTGTCTGACCAATGTTTGCTTTCCAGCACTAGGCTTTTGAGCCACCTACAAAGAAGTCACATTTCAGTACAATGAAGCCTCTGACTGCGAAAGAGAGATAAAAACGAATTGGCATCGTCCACAGAGACATGCACAGGCGTCGGCAAATGAAGAAACACTTTcaggggaaaagaaaacaaaggtgCTATAAGATCTCCAAATTTGAATCTCGTCATGTTTCTTAGGAATCCATAGTCGGGCTTGGCTGGTGCTTAGAGCAACGCGACCAAGTGGGGCTGGCATTTTCGCTCCAAGGAACTAGGTCCTTTAATGTTAGGAACAGAAGAACGTTTCACGTCCTTCTTTCTTATAAGGTGAAAAGCCCAGCAATATGCCATTACAGAAACAGTTCACGCCCCATAGcagcgaaaagaaaaaaaaaaggggggcggggggcaaaagaagaagagcttcAAACAGATAAGGGTGCAATTCGTCGAACAGTTGGTGCGCGAGCCACAACACAGGAAGCATAGAAACCGTCATCAGCACGAAAGGGAATCATCCAAATAAAGCTGAAAGAACGGCAGAACCTCAGAAAGCAATCACCATGGAACTGATGAGATTGAATTGTTTCCGGAATTTTCCCATGGTAAGCGGATAACATACCGTTCAGCGCCTTCACGCGAGGGAGAGAGACGAAGATGGACGAACGAACGATGCTAAtcgagggagagagggaggggttGGGAATTGGGATGAAGGGCACTTCTTTGATACCCTGAGTGCGGGCCTATGTCAAAATATAGACCACTGGACTGGCAACAAATCTCATCCGTCCATTTAGGCTTTGTGCATTTAGCCAggatcaaaataaaataatcccaTTTGAGAGTGGGATAAGACTGAACAGGATACTCATCTCTCTTCTCTATTCCTTGAACCCAGTCATGACCGACACTCACAGCCTTCGTTGCCATCCATGGTCTCCCACCAAGTTTCATCTTGTCGTGGTAACTGGTAACAAGCTCAACTTGATCTCGGCCGCGAAGGAGTTTCGTTGCTAGATCTGGCACACCAGCTATTGTCCATGGCCAGATCTAGCGTAACAATCGTTGTCCTCGTGTCGTACACACCTTCCTAACACGAGCAGTTATGCCTTTGTTCACTGTACCTTCATTCGTCGAGGCTTGACCTTGGCGGGTGGCGAC
The window above is part of the Eucalyptus grandis isolate ANBG69807.140 chromosome 6, ASM1654582v1, whole genome shotgun sequence genome. Proteins encoded here:
- the LOC104449055 gene encoding LOW QUALITY PROTEIN: uncharacterized metal-dependent hydrolase YabD (The sequence of the model RefSeq protein was modified relative to this genomic sequence to represent the inferred CDS: deleted 2 bases in 1 codon), producing the protein MKVFDAHCHLQDPRVWHMAPKLIESALQSGVVKFAVNGTHEKDWHLVKQMSDDYPSTIPNFGLHPWFVADRTPNWFQTLRQFFEATPCAAVGEIGLDKGSHGRNIDFNDQVEVFQKQLELAKELNRPASIHCVRAFGDLLQILREAGPFPAGVILHSYLGSAEMVPQFVQVGAYFSFSGFLMSMKEQKAKKMLKAVPFERILLETDAPDALPKNPAFVIDDDARSSVSQADEGGTESTSLMESLNHPANIHAVLNYVASLLDMPPEDLAELSCKNAVHLFSYEGTKLDKI